Proteins from a genomic interval of Cyclopterus lumpus isolate fCycLum1 chromosome 18, fCycLum1.pri, whole genome shotgun sequence:
- the si:dkey-19b23.10 gene encoding uncharacterized protein si:dkey-19b23.10 isoform X1 gives MNNRGGTSVKRKLGAKDWRHSSYIQRAIMDDPSATQSFTNLHPHRHRASFHLTLPSLPSPEVGYPSSQPALDPQEQYGSQGEESANSFPTSSTSSGGRRGSSAGDRGFPNTRGSCLDGDANLGGHLDGESGFGRHFSDTWYCGSKKEEVWDDVENCESAADTFYRRGDCYSNANDVFYPVSCGSEEGVRRKLSENYNHYTQVGCDAKGDAVYNREANVSHFTNQTTSYTRTAAGSFSDSSVDYSRVSDNYVGREEDYGSSCGSGEDQLQPAEVEGPWLRASPSSQTGEGRWRGTADTMGFASGCLPQRSPIGTYTQKLDSFSEAFPSQQKRRFPMIPGGDASGQIWEFGAGRGESPTWVNSRHSCAFDSDSYLLPSSSSPPPTHPSLLPFPSPPTSSHIMSSVLSPPPTPLPPLHSPSKVDSPMAFGVTGHSVSQGGESLGALQFFASHLQSLSSVHSPGMLWKFPPLTHSFPQSSGDPMEGNLRPSHGGDYGNITASHVQSPEVAFLSSTSHPPSLHPSRTLCPSSTPSLHPSFHLPFRPSHFSSQHYEAPEKTHVVTQNVKNGQTNLNQSQLQQQVAPIYTGTPFPSILHSSRGQKRLRYTPQPLLNPVRRGSGLYSSISSLNHREEETTCGEEEDESVVLPYVNVGHDFQAELPPCFVDVEESRVCSPEEESPREQLLWKPWDKLEEAVNQQDQVELLLSMCSSSCMPGGGSNTELTLHCLHYCQGNTMATLDMLLFSQRSPTGDYHYSGSDCWTDSEKSLFSATLGTYGKAFSLVQKTVRTKTVCQCVEFYYLSKKLQDMQKKQKEEENRDALEQQKNTTPIFQPMDRQFGLEEAVPVPSLASFFPCKLCGKMFYKIKSRNAHMKIHRQPQEDWTDRRLQHQLLTQRLALSRPTNLMPSPGSNLLPTQAAAPTFPSSGLAGRSSNNNNADNVLNIVTNSNAITPSNASVLDPSAVVTYSNISASNSCVITNIDGGDSIQREPTGVLPLHQPWGSYGQGPDPTVFYCNTERKDTVGAGTVAGKEPINWH, from the exons atgaacaacagaggaggaacatCTGTGAAAAGGAAATTAGGCGCCAAGGACtg GAGGCACTCTAGCTACATCCAGCGAGCCATCATGGACGACCCTTCAGCCACCCAATCCTTCACCAACCTCCACCCCCATCGCCACCGTGCATCCTTTCACCTCACCCTGCCCAGCCTTCCAAGCCCTGAAGTGGGATACCCGTCCTCTCAGCCTGCCCTGGACCCTCAGGAGCAATATGGAAGTCAAGGGGAAGAATCCGCAAACTCCTTCCCAACTTCAAGCACCTCCTCcgggggaaggagggggagcAGCGCGGGTGACAGAGGCTTCCCAAACACAAGAGGTAGCTGTTTGGATGGAGATGCGAACTTGGGAGGCCATCTTGACGGAGAAAGCGGGTTCGGACGGCATTTTTCTGACACTTGGTATTGCGGTAGCAAAAAAGAGGAAGTTTGGGATGACGTGGAGAATTGCGAAAGCGCCGCAGACACTTTTTATAGAAGAGGTGATTGTTACAGCAACGCAAATGATGTTTTTTACCCCGTCAGTTGTGGCAGCGAGGAGGGAGTCAGGCGTAAACTCTCAGAGAACTACAATCATTATACCCAGGTCGGCTGTGACGCTAAAGGCGATGCAGTTTACAACAGggaggctaacgttagccactTTACTAACCAAACTACTTCCTACACCAGAACTGCCGCGGGGAGCTTTAGTGACAGCAGTGTTGATTATTCAAGAGTGAGTGATAATTATGTGGGAAGAGAAGAAGACTACGGGTCCAGCTGTGGCTCAGGTGAGGATCAGCTTCAACCAGCAGAGGTGGAGGGACCCTGGCTCAGGGCCTCTCCCTCGAGTCAGACCGGAGAGGGCCGGTGGAGGGGAACAGCGGACACCATGGGTTTTGCCTCAGGATGCCTACCGCAGAGATCACCTATCGGGACGTACACTCAGAAACTGGACTCCTTCTCCGAAGCGTTCCCCTCCCAGCAAAAGAGAAGATTCCCGATGATTCCCGGTGGAGATGCTTCTGGACAGATCTGGGAGTTCGGcgcagggagaggagaaagcCCGACATGGGTCAACTCCAGGCACAGCTGTGCTTTTGATTCTGACTCCTACCtgcttccctcctcctcttctcccccacCCACTCACCCCTCTCTTCTGCCATTCCCGTCTCCCCCCACGTCGTCCCACATCATGTCTTCAGTTCTTAGTCCTCCTCCCACACCTCTACCTCCTCTGCACTCACCCTCCAAAGTGGACTCTCCCATGGCCTTTGGGGTCACCGGACATTCAGTGTCCCAGGGGGGTGAATCGCTCGGCGCGCTCCAGTTTTTCGCTTCGCACCTTCAGTCTCTCTCGTCCGTCCATTCCCCCGGGATGCTGTGGAAGTTCCCCCCACTGACACACAGCTTCCCACAGTCGTCAGGCGACCCCATGGAGGGCAACCTGAGACCTTCTCATGGCGGCGACTACGGCAACATCACAG CCTCCCACGTTCAGTCTCCAGAAGTGGCGTTCCTCTCTTCCACATCACAtcctccgtccctccatccatccagaaCCCTCTGTCCCTCCAGCactccatcccttcatccatccttccatcttCCCTTTCGTCCATCTCACTTTTCCAGCCAACATTATGAGGCCCCAGAAAAGACACACGTGGTAACCCAGAATGTaaagaatggacaaaccaaccTGAACCAATCACAGCTGCAG CAACAAGTCGCTCCAATCTACACTGGAACTCCATTTCCCAGTATCCTTCACTCCAGCAGAGGCCAGAAGAGGCTTCGGTACACTCCTCAGCCGCTCCTCAATCCCGTCCGTAGGGGGTCGGGTCTCTACTCCTCCATATCATCCCTCAaccacagagaggaggaaaccacatgtggagaagaggaagatgagagtgTTGTGTTACC gTATGTCAATGTGGGTCATGATTTCCAGGCAGAGCTTCCTCCATGCTTTGTGGATGTGGAAGAGTCGAGGGTGTGCTCACCAGAGGAGGAATCTCCTCGGGAACAGTTGCTCTGGAAACCGTGGGACAAGCTGGAGGAGGCTGTCAACCAACAAGACCAAG tGGAGCTGCTGTTGTCCATGTGTAGTTCCAGCTGCATGCCAGGAGGGGGCAGTAACACAGAGCTGACTCTGCACTGTCTGCACTACTGTCAGGGCAACACGATG GCCACGCTGGACATGCTGCTGTTCTCACAGCGCTCGCCAACAGGAGACTACCACTACTCTG GTAGTGATTGTTGGACAGACAGTGAAAAGAGTCTCTTCAGTGCAACTCTGGGAACTTATGGAAAGGCCTTTTCCCTCGTACAGAAAACG gtgagGACTAAAACCGTGTGCCAGTGTGTTGAATTTTACTACTTGAGCAAAAAGCTCCAAGACATgcagaagaaacagaaggaggaggagaacagagaCGCATTGGAGCAGCAGAAGAAT ACGACGCCCATCTTCCAGCCAATGGACAGACAGTTTGGCCTGGAGGAGGCAGTTCCTGTGCCCTCATTGGCCAGCTTCTTCCCCTGCAAGCTGTGTGGCAA GATGTTCTATAAAATTAAGTCCCGCAACGCTCACATGAAGATCCACCGCCAGCCTCAGGAGGATTGGACCGACAGGCGGCTGCAGCACCAGCTCCTCACCCAGCGTCTGGCTCTAAGTCGTCCCACCAACCTCATGCCCTCCCCGGGCAGTAACCTGCTCCCGACCCAAGCAGCAGCTCCGACCTTTCCCTCTTCTGGCCTCGCTGGAAGgtcaagcaacaacaacaatgcagaCAATGTCCTCAACATTGTAACCAATAGCAACGCCATCACTCCCAGTAATGCCAGTGTCCTAGATCCCAGCGCGGTGGTAACATATAGCAACATCTCTGCTTCAAACTCTTGCGTAATCACCAATATCGATGGCGGTGACTCAATCCAAAGAGAGCCCACGGGGGTCTTACCTCTCCACCAACCATGGGGCTCATATGGACAAGGCCCCGACCCCACTGTCTTCTACTGCAACACAGAAAGGAAAGACACTGTCGGGGCTGGGACAGTGGCGGGGAAAGAGCCAATCAACTGGCACTAG
- the si:dkey-19b23.10 gene encoding uncharacterized protein si:dkey-19b23.10 isoform X2, with product MDDPSATQSFTNLHPHRHRASFHLTLPSLPSPEVGYPSSQPALDPQEQYGSQGEESANSFPTSSTSSGGRRGSSAGDRGFPNTRGSCLDGDANLGGHLDGESGFGRHFSDTWYCGSKKEEVWDDVENCESAADTFYRRGDCYSNANDVFYPVSCGSEEGVRRKLSENYNHYTQVGCDAKGDAVYNREANVSHFTNQTTSYTRTAAGSFSDSSVDYSRVSDNYVGREEDYGSSCGSGEDQLQPAEVEGPWLRASPSSQTGEGRWRGTADTMGFASGCLPQRSPIGTYTQKLDSFSEAFPSQQKRRFPMIPGGDASGQIWEFGAGRGESPTWVNSRHSCAFDSDSYLLPSSSSPPPTHPSLLPFPSPPTSSHIMSSVLSPPPTPLPPLHSPSKVDSPMAFGVTGHSVSQGGESLGALQFFASHLQSLSSVHSPGMLWKFPPLTHSFPQSSGDPMEGNLRPSHGGDYGNITASHVQSPEVAFLSSTSHPPSLHPSRTLCPSSTPSLHPSFHLPFRPSHFSSQHYEAPEKTHVVTQNVKNGQTNLNQSQLQQQVAPIYTGTPFPSILHSSRGQKRLRYTPQPLLNPVRRGSGLYSSISSLNHREEETTCGEEEDESVVLPYVNVGHDFQAELPPCFVDVEESRVCSPEEESPREQLLWKPWDKLEEAVNQQDQVELLLSMCSSSCMPGGGSNTELTLHCLHYCQGNTMATLDMLLFSQRSPTGDYHYSGSDCWTDSEKSLFSATLGTYGKAFSLVQKTVRTKTVCQCVEFYYLSKKLQDMQKKQKEEENRDALEQQKNTTPIFQPMDRQFGLEEAVPVPSLASFFPCKLCGKMFYKIKSRNAHMKIHRQPQEDWTDRRLQHQLLTQRLALSRPTNLMPSPGSNLLPTQAAAPTFPSSGLAGRSSNNNNADNVLNIVTNSNAITPSNASVLDPSAVVTYSNISASNSCVITNIDGGDSIQREPTGVLPLHQPWGSYGQGPDPTVFYCNTERKDTVGAGTVAGKEPINWH from the exons ATGGACGACCCTTCAGCCACCCAATCCTTCACCAACCTCCACCCCCATCGCCACCGTGCATCCTTTCACCTCACCCTGCCCAGCCTTCCAAGCCCTGAAGTGGGATACCCGTCCTCTCAGCCTGCCCTGGACCCTCAGGAGCAATATGGAAGTCAAGGGGAAGAATCCGCAAACTCCTTCCCAACTTCAAGCACCTCCTCcgggggaaggagggggagcAGCGCGGGTGACAGAGGCTTCCCAAACACAAGAGGTAGCTGTTTGGATGGAGATGCGAACTTGGGAGGCCATCTTGACGGAGAAAGCGGGTTCGGACGGCATTTTTCTGACACTTGGTATTGCGGTAGCAAAAAAGAGGAAGTTTGGGATGACGTGGAGAATTGCGAAAGCGCCGCAGACACTTTTTATAGAAGAGGTGATTGTTACAGCAACGCAAATGATGTTTTTTACCCCGTCAGTTGTGGCAGCGAGGAGGGAGTCAGGCGTAAACTCTCAGAGAACTACAATCATTATACCCAGGTCGGCTGTGACGCTAAAGGCGATGCAGTTTACAACAGggaggctaacgttagccactTTACTAACCAAACTACTTCCTACACCAGAACTGCCGCGGGGAGCTTTAGTGACAGCAGTGTTGATTATTCAAGAGTGAGTGATAATTATGTGGGAAGAGAAGAAGACTACGGGTCCAGCTGTGGCTCAGGTGAGGATCAGCTTCAACCAGCAGAGGTGGAGGGACCCTGGCTCAGGGCCTCTCCCTCGAGTCAGACCGGAGAGGGCCGGTGGAGGGGAACAGCGGACACCATGGGTTTTGCCTCAGGATGCCTACCGCAGAGATCACCTATCGGGACGTACACTCAGAAACTGGACTCCTTCTCCGAAGCGTTCCCCTCCCAGCAAAAGAGAAGATTCCCGATGATTCCCGGTGGAGATGCTTCTGGACAGATCTGGGAGTTCGGcgcagggagaggagaaagcCCGACATGGGTCAACTCCAGGCACAGCTGTGCTTTTGATTCTGACTCCTACCtgcttccctcctcctcttctcccccacCCACTCACCCCTCTCTTCTGCCATTCCCGTCTCCCCCCACGTCGTCCCACATCATGTCTTCAGTTCTTAGTCCTCCTCCCACACCTCTACCTCCTCTGCACTCACCCTCCAAAGTGGACTCTCCCATGGCCTTTGGGGTCACCGGACATTCAGTGTCCCAGGGGGGTGAATCGCTCGGCGCGCTCCAGTTTTTCGCTTCGCACCTTCAGTCTCTCTCGTCCGTCCATTCCCCCGGGATGCTGTGGAAGTTCCCCCCACTGACACACAGCTTCCCACAGTCGTCAGGCGACCCCATGGAGGGCAACCTGAGACCTTCTCATGGCGGCGACTACGGCAACATCACAG CCTCCCACGTTCAGTCTCCAGAAGTGGCGTTCCTCTCTTCCACATCACAtcctccgtccctccatccatccagaaCCCTCTGTCCCTCCAGCactccatcccttcatccatccttccatcttCCCTTTCGTCCATCTCACTTTTCCAGCCAACATTATGAGGCCCCAGAAAAGACACACGTGGTAACCCAGAATGTaaagaatggacaaaccaaccTGAACCAATCACAGCTGCAG CAACAAGTCGCTCCAATCTACACTGGAACTCCATTTCCCAGTATCCTTCACTCCAGCAGAGGCCAGAAGAGGCTTCGGTACACTCCTCAGCCGCTCCTCAATCCCGTCCGTAGGGGGTCGGGTCTCTACTCCTCCATATCATCCCTCAaccacagagaggaggaaaccacatgtggagaagaggaagatgagagtgTTGTGTTACC gTATGTCAATGTGGGTCATGATTTCCAGGCAGAGCTTCCTCCATGCTTTGTGGATGTGGAAGAGTCGAGGGTGTGCTCACCAGAGGAGGAATCTCCTCGGGAACAGTTGCTCTGGAAACCGTGGGACAAGCTGGAGGAGGCTGTCAACCAACAAGACCAAG tGGAGCTGCTGTTGTCCATGTGTAGTTCCAGCTGCATGCCAGGAGGGGGCAGTAACACAGAGCTGACTCTGCACTGTCTGCACTACTGTCAGGGCAACACGATG GCCACGCTGGACATGCTGCTGTTCTCACAGCGCTCGCCAACAGGAGACTACCACTACTCTG GTAGTGATTGTTGGACAGACAGTGAAAAGAGTCTCTTCAGTGCAACTCTGGGAACTTATGGAAAGGCCTTTTCCCTCGTACAGAAAACG gtgagGACTAAAACCGTGTGCCAGTGTGTTGAATTTTACTACTTGAGCAAAAAGCTCCAAGACATgcagaagaaacagaaggaggaggagaacagagaCGCATTGGAGCAGCAGAAGAAT ACGACGCCCATCTTCCAGCCAATGGACAGACAGTTTGGCCTGGAGGAGGCAGTTCCTGTGCCCTCATTGGCCAGCTTCTTCCCCTGCAAGCTGTGTGGCAA GATGTTCTATAAAATTAAGTCCCGCAACGCTCACATGAAGATCCACCGCCAGCCTCAGGAGGATTGGACCGACAGGCGGCTGCAGCACCAGCTCCTCACCCAGCGTCTGGCTCTAAGTCGTCCCACCAACCTCATGCCCTCCCCGGGCAGTAACCTGCTCCCGACCCAAGCAGCAGCTCCGACCTTTCCCTCTTCTGGCCTCGCTGGAAGgtcaagcaacaacaacaatgcagaCAATGTCCTCAACATTGTAACCAATAGCAACGCCATCACTCCCAGTAATGCCAGTGTCCTAGATCCCAGCGCGGTGGTAACATATAGCAACATCTCTGCTTCAAACTCTTGCGTAATCACCAATATCGATGGCGGTGACTCAATCCAAAGAGAGCCCACGGGGGTCTTACCTCTCCACCAACCATGGGGCTCATATGGACAAGGCCCCGACCCCACTGTCTTCTACTGCAACACAGAAAGGAAAGACACTGTCGGGGCTGGGACAGTGGCGGGGAAAGAGCCAATCAACTGGCACTAG